The Alphaproteobacteria bacterium genome contains a region encoding:
- the dndB gene encoding DNA sulfur modification protein DndB, with protein MESNSYDFTAIRGIQAGAAYFVVMVPLKVVPRLFKFDDDALPAALRAQRVLNRARIPAIARYITENANEYILSSLCASIDGELDFEPVSTAGPLRSVGKLKISMSATILINDGQHRRAAIEEALRERPIIGDETISVVVFADRGLKRSQQMFADLNIHAVRPTKSLKLLYNHRDALAALSREMITAIPLFRDFTDVEHSSISNRSLKLFTLSSLHQATALLLNKPSTHTFGDEDRERAVRFWTEVIRHMPDWQRVASRDVAAAELRRDYVHAHGVAVQAIAMGGAQLLKAHPRDWTKRLAKLREIDWSRANRALWDGRALVAGKVNKSKNNVLLVSNVVTRAFGIPLAEEAARVETLYGAAPVRRLKRVS; from the coding sequence ATGGAAAGCAATTCGTACGACTTCACCGCCATTCGCGGCATTCAGGCGGGCGCCGCTTACTTTGTCGTGATGGTGCCGCTCAAGGTGGTGCCCCGTCTCTTCAAGTTCGACGACGATGCGCTACCTGCTGCGCTGCGGGCGCAGCGCGTCTTGAATCGGGCGCGCATACCGGCCATCGCACGCTACATCACCGAGAACGCGAACGAATACATACTTTCCTCGCTGTGTGCTTCCATCGACGGCGAGCTTGACTTCGAGCCGGTGAGCACGGCTGGCCCGCTGCGCTCGGTCGGAAAACTCAAAATCTCCATGTCCGCAACCATTTTGATCAACGACGGGCAGCATCGGCGTGCGGCGATCGAAGAAGCCTTGCGGGAGAGACCTATCATTGGGGACGAAACAATCTCCGTTGTCGTGTTTGCCGACCGCGGCCTGAAACGGTCCCAACAAATGTTTGCCGACCTGAACATTCACGCCGTGAGGCCGACAAAGTCCCTCAAGCTACTCTACAACCATCGCGATGCGCTGGCAGCGCTGTCGCGAGAGATGATCACGGCGATCCCGCTGTTCCGTGATTTCACGGACGTGGAACACAGCAGCATATCCAACCGGTCCCTCAAACTTTTCACACTGAGCAGTTTGCATCAGGCTACGGCTCTGTTGCTGAACAAGCCGAGTACGCACACCTTCGGCGACGAAGACCGCGAACGCGCGGTCCGGTTCTGGACCGAAGTCATCCGCCACATGCCCGACTGGCAGCGCGTCGCGTCACGGGACGTCGCTGCTGCGGAACTGAGACGTGACTATGTTCATGCTCATGGCGTTGCCGTCCAAGCCATCGCGATGGGTGGGGCGCAACTCCTCAAGGCACACCCGCGCGACTGGACGAAGCGACTCGCCAAACTCCGGGAAATCGACTGGTCGCGGGCGAATCGCGCATTATGGGACGGTCGGGCCTTGGTCGCCGGCAAGGTCAACAAGTCAAAGAATAACGTCCTTCTGGTGAGCAATGTCGTGACCCGTGCTTTTGGAATTCCACTCGCCGAAGAAGCGGCCCGCGTTGAAACCCTTTATGGCGCAGCACCCGTGCGACGCTTGAAGAGGGTAAGCTAG
- the dndC gene encoding DNA phosphorothioation system sulfurtransferase DndC: MTLRSTLSAETIAQRYREIRDVYLSDDRPWVVGYSGGKDSTCALQMVWTALSDLPADQRQKPVYVISSDTLVETPVIVRYIDVTLERIQTVARQEGLPFRTEKVAPTTEQSFWVNLIGRGYPAPSRRFRWCTERLKIQPADAFIKKRVAEFGEVVMVLGVRSSESATRAQVMSFHRIKGSALSRHSSLLNAFVYAPIEALSTDDVWTYLLQNKSPWGNDNRDLVAMYRNAQAGECPLVVDKTTPSCGNSRFGCWVCTVVERDRSMEAMIDSGEEWLEPLLEFRDKLAETQDPEKKRIYRDFRRRSGQVDFIKETDTPIPGPYRLEFCKDLLRRLLETQLRVQREAPPGEAPLLIHDAELYEIRRIWRSERGDWADSVPQIVRDALGHDLDWVLEDAVSFTAEDGRLLSEICSENGVPTELVVGLLDIERSSHGLKRRHGVHTRIEDIFRQEWRDLDTLIALRQSDRALLGIEKGVDDEDAIAAQDLT; the protein is encoded by the coding sequence ATGACCCTCCGCTCAACACTCAGCGCCGAGACCATTGCCCAACGTTACCGGGAAATCCGGGACGTCTACCTCTCCGACGACCGCCCATGGGTCGTTGGATATAGCGGGGGCAAGGACTCCACCTGTGCCCTTCAGATGGTCTGGACCGCGCTGTCGGACCTGCCTGCCGACCAGAGACAAAAGCCCGTCTACGTGATCAGTTCAGATACACTCGTCGAAACCCCAGTCATTGTGCGTTACATCGACGTCACGCTGGAGCGCATTCAGACCGTCGCCCGCCAGGAGGGGCTGCCTTTCAGAACCGAGAAGGTCGCGCCGACCACCGAACAAAGCTTCTGGGTGAACCTCATCGGACGGGGATATCCTGCTCCCTCGCGCCGGTTTCGCTGGTGCACCGAGCGGTTGAAGATCCAGCCAGCGGACGCGTTTATCAAGAAGCGCGTCGCAGAGTTCGGCGAAGTCGTCATGGTCCTGGGCGTTCGTTCATCGGAAAGCGCGACGCGCGCGCAAGTCATGTCGTTCCACCGGATCAAGGGCTCGGCACTCTCCCGGCATTCCTCCCTGCTCAACGCATTCGTCTATGCGCCGATCGAGGCATTGTCGACCGACGATGTGTGGACCTATTTACTCCAGAACAAATCTCCTTGGGGAAACGACAACCGCGATTTGGTTGCGATGTACCGCAATGCTCAGGCGGGCGAATGCCCGCTCGTTGTGGACAAAACGACGCCGAGTTGTGGCAACTCCCGCTTCGGCTGCTGGGTTTGCACCGTCGTCGAGCGGGACCGCTCCATGGAAGCGATGATCGACTCCGGTGAGGAGTGGCTTGAGCCTCTGCTGGAGTTTCGTGACAAACTTGCCGAAACCCAGGACCCCGAGAAGAAACGCATCTACCGCGATTTTCGACGGCGCAGCGGACAGGTGGATTTCATCAAGGAGACGGACACTCCGATCCCGGGACCGTACCGGCTTGAGTTCTGCAAAGACCTGCTCCGCCGCCTGCTTGAGACGCAGCTTCGCGTCCAGCGCGAGGCGCCGCCGGGGGAAGCACCTCTGCTCATTCATGACGCCGAGCTTTACGAGATACGCCGCATCTGGCGCTCGGAACGAGGCGACTGGGCGGATTCGGTTCCCCAGATCGTGCGCGACGCTCTTGGCCACGACCTCGACTGGGTTCTTGAAGACGCTGTCTCCTTCACAGCCGAGGACGGCCGGTTGCTTTCTGAAATATGCAGTGAGAATGGCGTGCCGACCGAACTCGTCGTTGGCCTGCTCGACATCGAGCGGTCATCGCATGGCCTAAAGCGCCGGCATGGCGTGCACACGCGCATCGAAGATATCTTCCGCCAGGAATGGCGCGATCTGGATACACTCATTGCCTTGCGCCAATCAGACCGGGCACTGCTCGGAATCGAAAAAGGCGTCGACGATGAAGACGCGATTGCTGCCCAGGACCTCACATGA